A region from the Azospirillum fermentarium genome encodes:
- a CDS encoding alpha/beta fold hydrolase has product MTRSALILLPGMPLDAAMWEHQRRHLAAVADIAVPDLTGAGTIAALADGVLAAAPARFALAGLSMGGYVAMEIMRRAPERVTRLALMDTNPFPDTAEQTANRRAAVELARQGKLRQVVAANMPRMIHPLHMGDQTLVDSIHAQAERVGVEGYARQQAAIITRADSRPGLPAIACPTLVLCGEADALSPVEVHADMAAAIPGARFVPVAEAGHMAPMEQPQAVTALMYDWLVNR; this is encoded by the coding sequence ATGACCAGATCCGCCCTGATCCTGCTGCCCGGAATGCCGCTGGATGCGGCCATGTGGGAGCACCAGCGCCGCCATCTGGCCGCCGTCGCCGACATCGCCGTTCCCGACCTGACCGGGGCCGGCACCATTGCCGCCCTGGCCGACGGCGTGCTGGCCGCGGCACCCGCGCGGTTCGCCCTGGCCGGGCTGTCCATGGGCGGCTATGTCGCCATGGAGATCATGCGCCGCGCCCCGGAGCGGGTGACCCGGCTGGCGCTGATGGACACCAACCCGTTCCCCGACACCGCCGAACAGACCGCCAACCGCCGCGCCGCGGTGGAACTGGCCCGCCAGGGCAAGCTGCGGCAGGTGGTGGCGGCGAACATGCCGCGGATGATCCATCCGCTGCACATGGGCGACCAGACCCTGGTGGACTCCATCCACGCCCAGGCCGAACGGGTGGGGGTGGAGGGCTATGCCCGCCAGCAGGCGGCCATCATCACCCGCGCCGACAGCCGCCCCGGCCTGCCGGCCATCGCCTGCCCCACGCTGGTCCTGTGCGGGGAGGCGGACGCCCTGTCGCCGGTGGAGGTCCATGCGGACATGGCCGCGGCCATCCCCGGTGCGCGGTTCGTGCCGGTGGCCGAGGCCGGGCACATGGCCCCCATGGAACAGCCCCAGGCGGTGACCGCCCTGATGTATGACTGGCTGGTGAACCGGTAA
- a CDS encoding sigma-54-dependent transcriptional regulator has protein sequence MDPTAMDDGKAGGDAGPQPSVLVVDDEEGMRSFLSRALARRGCLVETAGSVEDGILVLERVPVDLIILDIALPGRSGLDWLKELEQSGFTGEVILITAFADMNTAIDALRAGASDFLLKPFRIEQIFNSINRCFERARLARENFVLRRQLSTKGTGRDAIVGRSEGMTRLRTLVRRVAPTPSTVLIQGESGVGKELVARALHEQSARAAAPFVAVNCAAISADLIEAELFGHARGAFTGAREARKGLFYYAHGGTLFLDEIGELSQALQSKLLRVLEERRIRPVGSEQEVPVDVRVVTATNRDLRAEVAQGRFRQDLYYRLEVMTLTIPPLRQRTQDLPELVALFMGFLSVRLGVAPLSVTPEVERAMMAYSWPGNVRELRNFVERSLLLGEFPLDDLAGGPADGAVPAGQDADAGVLTLAEVEKRHILAVLDRCDGNKTRAADLLGVSRKTLERKCTEWGVV, from the coding sequence ATGGACCCGACAGCGATGGATGACGGCAAGGCCGGCGGCGACGCCGGCCCGCAGCCTTCGGTTCTGGTGGTGGACGATGAAGAGGGGATGCGCAGCTTCCTGTCCCGCGCGCTCGCCCGCCGCGGGTGCCTGGTGGAAACGGCGGGCAGCGTGGAGGACGGCATCCTGGTGCTGGAACGGGTGCCGGTGGACCTCATCATCCTCGACATTGCGCTGCCGGGCCGCTCGGGCCTGGACTGGCTGAAGGAGCTTGAGCAGTCGGGCTTCACCGGCGAGGTGATCCTGATCACCGCCTTCGCCGACATGAACACCGCCATCGATGCCCTGCGCGCCGGGGCGTCGGATTTCCTGCTCAAGCCCTTCCGCATCGAGCAGATCTTCAACTCCATCAACCGCTGTTTCGAGCGGGCGCGGCTGGCGCGCGAGAACTTCGTGCTGCGCCGGCAATTGTCCACCAAGGGCACCGGGCGGGACGCGATCGTCGGGCGGTCGGAGGGCATGACCCGCCTGCGCACCCTGGTCCGCCGGGTGGCCCCCACCCCGTCCACCGTGCTGATCCAGGGGGAATCGGGGGTGGGCAAGGAACTGGTGGCCCGCGCGCTCCATGAACAGTCGGCGCGCGCCGCCGCCCCCTTCGTCGCCGTCAACTGCGCCGCCATCTCCGCCGACCTGATCGAAGCGGAACTGTTCGGCCACGCCCGCGGTGCCTTCACCGGCGCGCGGGAGGCGCGCAAGGGCCTGTTCTACTACGCCCACGGCGGCACGCTGTTCCTGGACGAGATCGGGGAGCTGTCCCAGGCGCTGCAGTCCAAGCTGCTGCGCGTGCTGGAGGAACGCCGCATCCGCCCGGTGGGCAGCGAGCAGGAGGTGCCGGTGGACGTGCGGGTGGTCACCGCCACCAACCGTGACCTGCGCGCCGAGGTGGCCCAGGGCCGGTTCCGCCAGGATCTCTATTACCGGCTGGAGGTGATGACCCTGACCATTCCCCCCCTGCGCCAGCGCACCCAGGATCTGCCCGAGCTGGTGGCGCTGTTCATGGGGTTCCTGTCGGTGCGGCTGGGGGTGGCGCCGCTGAGCGTGACGCCGGAGGTGGAGCGGGCGATGATGGCCTATTCCTGGCCCGGCAACGTGCGCGAACTGCGCAATTTCGTCGAACGGTCGCTGCTGCTGGGGGAATTCCCGCTGGATGATCTGGCCGGCGGGCCGGCGGACGGCGCCGTCCCGGCCGGGCAGGATGCCGATGCCGGCGTGCTGACCCTGGCCGAGGTGGAGAAGCGCCACATCCTGGCGGTGCTGGACCGCTGCGACGGCAACAAGACCCGTGCCGCCGACCTGCTGGGCGTGTCGCGCAAGACGCTGGAGCGCAAATGCACCGAATGGGGCGTGGTGTGA
- a CDS encoding cache domain-containing protein has protein sequence MRALPLRLVRVRMAFAESVRLKLTALVLAPLLLGVPVLLVIVWVWGTQGYDQLLRTKVGADLGTARQYFDRVQSSVRTGVTGFAESHWFSMALQREQPEGLDALLETAARDLGLDYLLLIGADGTVTAGAARQDRTGYRVVREALDGYGSHNLTVMAAAELERVSPALRQRARLPLVRSPRAHPDPRPAEDRGLMIQAAVPIPGAMGEGVRVLEGGVLLNGNQGIVDRINSVVYQDASLPLGSQGTATLFLDGVRIATNVRLFEGSRALGTVASQAVYDLVMGQGKVWLGSAFVVNDTYVSGYEPLYDGNGQRIGMLYVGFLEAPLQNALYGAMAVLFLLFLLVSGLGTLVDLRWARAIFRPLERMNGVIHRIEAGEEWARVGPVGSRDELGRLARAFDQLLDSLAARRAELQRWAQELDRKVAERTAALEEVNTTLRRAQQQLVMNEKLTAIGELTAGVAHEINNPVAVIQGNLDLLQEVLGDDAEPVREEIRLINAQTRRIQTIVTRLLQFARPGDFAGYTEAVDANAVIADCLVLTRHNLTRAAITVQTALTATGTVEVNRGELQQVLINLIMNAMQAMSGGGTLTLGSRDIPPGDPFGDGVVLEVRDTGHGIAPGDIARIFDPFFTTKKHSGTGLGLSISYAIIRRYGGDIAVESRPGAGTVFTLRLRRQAVFTDQTSTAPVFAARFLDGKPPG, from the coding sequence GTGAGGGCGCTGCCCCTGCGGCTGGTGCGCGTGCGCATGGCCTTTGCCGAATCCGTCCGGTTGAAGCTGACGGCGCTGGTGCTGGCGCCGCTGCTGCTGGGCGTGCCGGTGCTGCTGGTGATCGTGTGGGTGTGGGGAACGCAGGGCTACGACCAGCTTCTGCGCACCAAGGTGGGCGCCGATCTGGGCACCGCGCGGCAGTATTTCGACCGGGTGCAGAGCAGCGTGCGCACCGGGGTGACCGGCTTCGCCGAATCCCACTGGTTCTCCATGGCCCTGCAGCGGGAGCAGCCGGAGGGGCTGGACGCGCTTCTGGAAACCGCGGCCCGCGATCTGGGGCTGGATTACCTGCTGCTGATCGGGGCCGACGGCACGGTGACGGCGGGGGCGGCCCGCCAGGACCGCACCGGATACCGGGTGGTGCGCGAGGCGCTGGACGGTTACGGCTCCCACAATCTGACGGTGATGGCGGCGGCGGAGCTGGAGCGCGTTTCCCCCGCCCTGCGCCAGCGGGCGCGGCTGCCGCTGGTCCGCTCCCCCCGCGCCCACCCCGACCCGCGCCCGGCGGAGGACCGCGGGCTGATGATCCAGGCCGCCGTGCCCATCCCCGGCGCCATGGGCGAGGGGGTGCGGGTGCTGGAAGGGGGCGTGCTGCTGAACGGCAACCAGGGCATCGTGGACCGCATCAATTCGGTGGTTTATCAGGACGCCTCCCTGCCGCTGGGCAGCCAGGGCACCGCCACCCTGTTCCTGGACGGGGTGCGCATCGCCACCAACGTGCGGCTGTTCGAAGGCTCCCGCGCGCTGGGCACCGTGGCGTCCCAGGCGGTCTATGATCTGGTGATGGGGCAGGGGAAGGTCTGGCTGGGCTCCGCCTTCGTCGTCAACGACACCTATGTGTCGGGGTACGAGCCGCTCTATGACGGCAACGGCCAGCGCATCGGCATGCTGTACGTGGGCTTTCTGGAAGCGCCGCTGCAAAACGCGCTCTATGGCGCCATGGCGGTGCTGTTCCTGCTGTTCCTGCTGGTGTCGGGGCTGGGGACGCTGGTGGATCTGCGCTGGGCGCGGGCCATCTTCCGCCCGCTGGAGCGCATGAACGGCGTCATCCACCGCATCGAGGCGGGGGAGGAATGGGCGCGCGTCGGCCCGGTGGGCAGCCGGGACGAGCTGGGCCGGCTGGCCCGCGCCTTCGACCAGCTTCTGGATTCGCTGGCCGCCCGCCGGGCCGAGCTGCAGCGCTGGGCGCAGGAACTCGACCGCAAGGTGGCCGAGCGCACCGCCGCCTTGGAGGAGGTCAACACCACCCTGCGCCGCGCCCAGCAGCAGCTTGTGATGAACGAGAAGCTGACCGCCATCGGCGAGCTGACCGCCGGCGTGGCCCACGAGATCAACAACCCGGTGGCGGTGATCCAGGGCAATCTCGACCTGTTGCAGGAGGTGCTGGGTGACGACGCCGAACCGGTGCGGGAGGAGATCCGCCTGATCAACGCCCAGACCCGGCGCATCCAGACCATCGTCACCCGCCTGCTGCAATTCGCCCGCCCCGGCGATTTCGCCGGCTATACGGAGGCGGTGGACGCCAACGCGGTGATCGCCGATTGTCTGGTGCTGACCCGCCACAACCTGACCCGCGCGGCCATCACGGTGCAGACGGCCCTGACCGCCACCGGCACCGTGGAGGTGAACCGCGGGGAGCTGCAGCAGGTGCTGATCAACCTTATCATGAACGCCATGCAGGCCATGTCCGGCGGCGGCACGCTGACGCTGGGCAGCCGCGACATTCCCCCCGGCGATCCGTTCGGCGACGGCGTGGTGCTGGAGGTGCGCGACACCGGCCACGGTATCGCCCCCGGCGACATCGCCCGCATCTTCGACCCGTTCTTCACGACGAAGAAGCATTCGGGCACCGGGCTTGGCCTGTCCATCAGCTACGCCATCATCCGCCGCTACGGCGGCGACATCGCGGTGGAAAGCCGTCCGGGGGCGGGCACCGTGTTCACCCTGCGCCTGCGCCGGCAGGCGGTGTTCACCGACCAGACCTCCACGGCACCGGTGTTCGCCGCCCGCTTCCTCGACGGCAAGCCGCCGGGGTGA